From Quercus lobata isolate SW786 chromosome 1, ValleyOak3.0 Primary Assembly, whole genome shotgun sequence, one genomic window encodes:
- the LOC115992389 gene encoding ACT domain-containing protein ACR8-like isoform X2 has translation MVEMDWPSSLNEYEKLVIRMNAPRVVIDNAVRPTATLVTVDSARRHGILLEAVQVLTDLNLSIKKAYISSDGRWLMDAT, from the exons ATGGTTGAGATGGACTGGCCCTCTTCTTTGAATGAATACGAAAAGCTTGTGATTCGGATGAACGCTCCTAG GGTCGTGATCGACAATGCCGTTCGCCCCACTGCGACTCTTGTCACG GTTGATAGTGCTAGAAGGCATGGAATTTTACTTGAGGCCGTGCAAGTTCTCACGGATCTGAACCTTTCCATCAAAAAGGCTTACATATCTTCAGATGGAAGATGGTTAATGGATg CGACCTAA